The following proteins come from a genomic window of Citrobacter europaeus:
- the clcA gene encoding H(+)/Cl(-) exchange transporter ClcA: protein MKTDSPSFEAQQIVRLRRRDQIRRLLERDKTPLAILLMAAVVGTVTGLVGVAFEKAVTWVQNHRIGALAQVADHAILLWPLAFILSALLAMVGYFLVRKFAPEAGGSGIPEIEGALEELRPVRWWRVLPVKFIGGMGTLGAGMVLGREGPTVQIGGNIGRMVLDIFRMRSAEARHTLLATGAAAGLSAAFNAPLAGILFIIEEMRPQFRYNLVSIKAVFTGVIMSSIVFRVFNGEAPIIEVGKLSNAPVNTLWLYLVLGLIFGCVGPLFNTMVLRTQDMFQRFHGGKIKKWVLMGGAIGGLCGILGLIQPEAAGGGFNLIPIAAAGNFSVGLLLFIFITRVVTTLLCFSSGAPGGIFAPMLALGTLLGTAFGMAAAASFPQYHLEAGTFAIAGMGALLAASVRAPLTGIVLVLEMTDNYQLILPMIITCLGATLLAQFMGGKPLYSTILARTLAKQEAEQAAKSQGTAAGENT from the coding sequence ATGAAGACTGACTCTCCCTCTTTTGAAGCACAACAAATTGTGCGTTTACGCCGCAGGGATCAAATCCGTCGACTCCTGGAACGAGACAAAACGCCGTTGGCGATCCTGTTGATGGCCGCAGTTGTCGGTACCGTGACGGGACTGGTTGGCGTGGCATTTGAAAAAGCGGTGACCTGGGTACAGAACCACCGTATTGGCGCGCTGGCTCAGGTTGCGGACCATGCCATTCTGCTGTGGCCGCTGGCGTTTATTCTCTCCGCGCTGCTGGCGATGGTCGGCTATTTTCTGGTGCGTAAATTTGCGCCGGAAGCGGGAGGTTCCGGGATCCCTGAGATTGAAGGCGCGCTGGAAGAGCTACGGCCTGTGCGCTGGTGGCGCGTTCTGCCGGTGAAATTTATCGGCGGTATGGGGACGCTGGGGGCCGGGATGGTGCTTGGGCGAGAAGGGCCGACCGTGCAGATTGGCGGCAATATTGGGCGCATGGTGCTGGATATTTTCCGCATGCGCAGCGCCGAAGCGCGGCATACCCTGCTGGCCACCGGTGCGGCTGCGGGGCTGTCGGCGGCGTTTAATGCGCCTCTGGCCGGGATCCTGTTCATTATTGAAGAGATGCGCCCGCAGTTTCGCTATAACCTTGTCTCGATCAAAGCTGTGTTTACCGGCGTTATTATGTCGAGCATTGTGTTTCGCGTGTTCAACGGCGAAGCGCCGATTATTGAAGTTGGGAAGCTCTCCAATGCGCCGGTAAATACGCTGTGGCTGTATCTGGTGCTCGGGCTTATTTTTGGCTGTGTCGGGCCATTGTTTAACACCATGGTGTTGCGTACCCAGGATATGTTCCAGCGCTTCCACGGTGGTAAAATTAAAAAATGGGTGCTGATGGGCGGCGCGATCGGCGGCCTGTGCGGGATCCTCGGGTTAATTCAACCGGAAGCGGCAGGCGGCGGGTTTAACCTGATTCCTATCGCCGCGGCAGGCAATTTTAGCGTTGGTCTGCTGCTGTTTATATTTATTACCAGGGTCGTCACCACGCTGCTGTGCTTCTCGTCCGGCGCGCCCGGTGGGATTTTTGCCCCGATGCTGGCGTTGGGCACGTTGCTTGGCACCGCGTTCGGTATGGCTGCGGCAGCCTCTTTTCCGCAGTATCATCTGGAGGCCGGAACCTTTGCCATTGCCGGAATGGGGGCTTTGTTAGCGGCTTCGGTGCGTGCGCCGTTAACCGGTATTGTGCTGGTGCTGGAGATGACCGATAACTATCAGCTCATTTTGCCAATGATTATTACCTGTCTTGGCGCAACACTATTAGCCCAATTTATGGGCGGAAAGCCGCTATACTCGACTATCCTTGCCCGCACGCTGGCAAAACAGGAAGCGGAGCAGGCGGCAAAAAGTCAGGGTACTGCCGCTGGCGAGAATACTTGA
- the fhuD gene encoding Fe(3+)-hydroxamate ABC transporter substrate-binding protein FhuD, producing MIELHHITRRRLLTAMALSPLLWQMNTAHAAAVDPQRIVALEWLPVELLLALGITPYGIADIPNYKLWVNEPPLPDSVIDVGLRTEPNLELLTEMKPSFLLWSAGYGPSPEKLARIAPGRGFNFSDGKKPLAVARQSLQEMAQLFNLQASAERHLTEYDRFIASLKPRFIQRGARPVLLTSLLDSRHMLVFGPNSLFQDVLDDYGIPNAWQGETNFWGSTAVSIDRLAAFQDVDVLCFDHGNDKEMTALMSTPLWQAMPFVRSGRFQRVPAVWFYGATLSAMHFARILDNALGGKA from the coding sequence ATGATTGAATTACATCATATTACCCGTCGGCGCTTGCTTACGGCGATGGCGCTGTCGCCGCTGCTGTGGCAGATGAATACGGCGCACGCCGCGGCGGTTGATCCACAGCGCATTGTGGCGCTGGAATGGCTGCCGGTAGAGCTATTGCTGGCGCTGGGTATTACGCCGTATGGCATTGCCGATATCCCTAACTACAAGCTGTGGGTCAATGAGCCCCCGCTGCCGGACTCGGTGATTGATGTCGGGCTACGCACGGAACCCAATCTCGAACTGCTGACCGAAATGAAACCCTCGTTTTTGCTCTGGTCGGCAGGCTATGGTCCTTCTCCCGAAAAGCTGGCGCGGATTGCGCCTGGCCGGGGATTTAACTTCAGCGACGGCAAAAAACCGCTGGCGGTTGCGCGACAATCGCTGCAGGAAATGGCGCAATTGTTCAATCTGCAGGCCTCTGCTGAACGCCATCTGACCGAATACGATCGTTTTATCGCCAGCCTGAAGCCGCGCTTCATTCAACGCGGCGCGCGCCCTGTACTTCTCACTTCCCTGCTTGATTCGCGACATATGCTGGTGTTTGGCCCAAACAGCCTGTTCCAGGACGTGCTGGACGATTATGGGATCCCCAACGCCTGGCAGGGAGAGACAAACTTTTGGGGCAGCACTGCCGTGAGTATTGACCGTCTGGCTGCCTTTCAGGATGTTGATGTATTGTGTTTTGACCACGGCAACGATAAAGAGATGACTGCACTGATGTCTACGCCGTTGTGGCAAGCGATGCCGTTTGTCCGTAGCGGACGTTTTCAGCGCGTGCCGGCCGTCTGGTTCTATGGCGCAACGCTCTCGGCAATGCATTTTGCCCGTATTCTGGATAATGCGCTGGGAGGCAAAGCGTGA
- the fhuA gene encoding ferrichrome porin FhuA, whose translation MARLKTAQPSSSLRKIAVVVATAVSGMSVYAQAAVDPKEETITVTAAPAPQESAWGPAATIAARQSATATKTDTPIQKVPQSISVVTAEEMALHQPKSVKEALSYTPGVAVGTRGASNTYDYLIIRGFAADGQSQNNYLNGLKMQGNFYNDAVIDPYMLERAEVMRGPVSVLYGKSNPGGLLNMVSKRPTTEPLKEVQFKMGTDSLFQTGFDFSDALDDDGVYSYRLTGLARSANAQQQGAEEQRYAIAPSFSWRPDDKTNFTFLSYFQNEPETGYYGWLPKEGTVSKLPNGSRLSTDFNEGANNNTYSRNEKMVGYSFDHEFNDTFTVRQNLRYAQNKVSQNSVYGYGMCSDPLYTKDQAALNASPCKSIPQSDWDHTLTRQYVDDNEKLQNFSVDTQLQSKFATGSLDHTLLTGVDYMRMRNDINSWFGWAGSVAPSDIYNLDRSDFDFGAHNGPGAPYRVLNKQEQTGLYAQDQMQWDKVLVTLGGRYDWAKQDSLNRVSGVLDSRDDRQFTWRGGVNYLFDNGVTPYFSYSESFEPSSQVGESGNIFAPSKGKQYEAGVKYVPSDRPIVLTGAVYQLTKTNNLMADPNGSFWSVEGGEIRSRGVEIEAKAALSASVNVVGSYTYTDAEYTTDTTYKGNTPAQVPKHMASLWGDYTLYDGALSGLTLGTGVRYTGSSYGDPANSFKVGSYTLVDALVRYDLARVGMAGSNVALHVNNLFDREYVASCFNTYGCFWGAERQVVATATFRF comes from the coding sequence ATGGCGCGTCTTAAAACTGCTCAGCCAAGTTCATCGCTGCGTAAAATCGCAGTAGTGGTAGCCACAGCGGTTAGCGGCATGTCTGTCTATGCACAGGCGGCGGTTGACCCGAAAGAAGAAACCATCACCGTAACTGCTGCGCCTGCTCCGCAGGAAAGCGCATGGGGGCCAGCGGCAACCATCGCTGCACGACAGTCTGCTACGGCGACCAAAACCGATACTCCGATTCAAAAAGTTCCTCAGTCTATTTCCGTGGTCACCGCCGAAGAGATGGCGTTGCATCAGCCGAAATCGGTTAAAGAGGCGCTCAGCTACACCCCTGGCGTTGCCGTGGGTACGCGTGGTGCGTCCAATACCTATGACTATCTGATTATTCGCGGATTTGCCGCCGACGGCCAAAGTCAGAATAACTATCTGAATGGCCTGAAGATGCAGGGTAACTTCTATAACGATGCGGTAATCGACCCCTATATGCTGGAACGCGCTGAAGTGATGCGCGGTCCGGTTTCCGTTCTTTACGGAAAGAGCAACCCTGGCGGGTTGTTGAACATGGTCAGCAAGCGTCCGACGACGGAGCCGCTGAAAGAAGTTCAGTTCAAGATGGGCACTGACAGCCTGTTCCAGACCGGTTTCGACTTCAGCGATGCGCTGGATGACGATGGTGTGTACTCATACCGCCTGACCGGCCTGGCGCGTTCCGCGAATGCGCAGCAGCAGGGTGCGGAAGAACAACGCTACGCCATCGCGCCATCGTTCTCATGGCGTCCGGATGATAAGACAAACTTCACCTTCCTCTCCTACTTCCAGAACGAGCCGGAAACCGGCTATTACGGCTGGTTGCCGAAAGAGGGGACCGTATCTAAGCTGCCAAACGGTTCGCGTCTGTCTACCGATTTCAACGAAGGTGCGAACAACAATACCTATTCTCGTAACGAGAAGATGGTGGGCTACAGCTTCGATCACGAATTTAACGACACCTTTACCGTGCGTCAGAACCTGCGTTATGCGCAAAACAAGGTTTCGCAGAATAGCGTGTATGGCTACGGCATGTGCTCCGATCCGCTCTATACAAAAGACCAGGCAGCACTCAACGCTAGTCCTTGTAAAAGTATCCCTCAGTCAGATTGGGATCACACGCTAACTCGTCAGTACGTTGACGATAATGAAAAATTGCAGAATTTCTCTGTTGATACCCAGTTACAGAGCAAATTCGCTACCGGTTCCCTGGATCACACGCTGCTGACCGGCGTTGACTATATGCGTATGCGTAACGATATCAACTCCTGGTTCGGTTGGGCTGGTTCGGTTGCGCCGTCTGATATCTATAACCTTGACCGTAGCGACTTTGATTTTGGAGCGCATAATGGGCCAGGCGCACCTTATCGCGTTCTGAATAAACAGGAACAAACGGGCCTGTACGCTCAGGATCAGATGCAGTGGGATAAGGTGCTGGTCACTCTGGGCGGCCGTTACGACTGGGCAAAGCAGGACTCCCTGAACCGCGTTTCTGGCGTGCTGGATTCCCGTGATGACAGACAGTTCACCTGGCGTGGCGGTGTTAACTACCTGTTCGACAACGGCGTGACCCCGTATTTCAGCTACAGCGAATCGTTTGAACCTAGTTCTCAGGTCGGGGAAAGCGGTAATATCTTTGCGCCATCTAAAGGTAAGCAGTACGAAGCGGGCGTGAAGTACGTGCCGAGCGATCGTCCGATCGTATTAACTGGTGCCGTTTACCAGTTGACCAAAACCAACAACCTGATGGCCGACCCGAATGGATCGTTCTGGTCAGTTGAAGGCGGTGAAATTCGCTCACGCGGTGTGGAAATCGAAGCGAAAGCGGCGCTGTCTGCCAGCGTCAACGTAGTGGGTTCTTATACCTACACCGACGCGGAATACACCACCGACACCACCTACAAAGGCAACACGCCTGCTCAGGTGCCAAAACATATGGCATCACTGTGGGGGGACTACACCCTTTATGACGGCGCGCTTTCCGGGCTGACGTTGGGTACGGGTGTTCGTTATACTGGCTCCAGCTATGGCGATCCGGCAAACTCCTTTAAAGTGGGGAGCTATACGCTGGTGGATGCGTTAGTACGTTACGATCTGGCGCGCGTCGGCATGGCGGGCTCCAACGTGGCGCTGCATGTGAACAACCTGTTTGACCGTGAATACGTCGCCAGCTGCTTCAATACCTATGGCTGCTTCTGGGGCGCAGAACGTCAGGTCGTTGCAACCGCAACCTTCCGTTTCTAA
- the fhuC gene encoding Fe3+-hydroxamate ABC transporter ATP-binding protein FhuC yields MQENRSHPDTTFALRNVSFRVPGRTLLHPLSLTFPVGKVTGLIGHNGSGKSTLLKMLGRHQPPSEGEILLDEQPLESWSSKAFARKVAYLPQQLPQAEGMTVRELVAIGRYPWHGALGRFGVADREKVEEAISLVGLKPLAHRLVDSLSGGERQRAWIAMLVAQDSRCLLLDEPTSALDIAHQVDVLALVHRLSQQRGLTVIAVLHDINMAARYCDYLVALRGGEMIAQGTPAELMRSETLEQIYGIPMGILPHPAGAAPVSFVY; encoded by the coding sequence ATGCAGGAAAACAGATCCCATCCCGACACTACTTTTGCGTTGCGTAATGTCTCCTTTCGTGTGCCTGGCCGCACGCTTTTGCATCCTCTCTCATTAACTTTTCCTGTGGGGAAAGTGACTGGTCTTATCGGCCACAACGGTTCCGGAAAATCGACGTTATTGAAAATGCTGGGACGTCATCAGCCGCCGTCAGAAGGTGAAATCCTGCTCGACGAACAGCCGCTGGAGAGCTGGAGCAGTAAAGCGTTTGCCCGCAAGGTCGCCTATCTGCCGCAGCAGCTGCCGCAGGCCGAAGGGATGACGGTGCGCGAACTGGTGGCGATTGGTCGTTATCCGTGGCACGGGGCGCTGGGACGTTTTGGCGTTGCCGACAGAGAGAAAGTAGAAGAAGCGATTTCGCTGGTTGGCTTAAAACCGCTGGCGCACCGTTTGGTTGATAGTCTGTCCGGCGGAGAACGCCAGCGCGCGTGGATAGCCATGCTGGTTGCGCAGGACAGCCGCTGTCTGCTGCTTGATGAACCGACTTCCGCGCTGGATATCGCCCATCAGGTTGACGTACTGGCGCTGGTGCATCGCTTAAGCCAGCAGCGCGGGCTGACGGTGATTGCAGTGCTGCATGATATCAACATGGCGGCCCGCTACTGTGATTACTTAGTTGCGCTGCGCGGCGGTGAAATGATTGCGCAAGGGACGCCTGCTGAACTGATGCGCAGTGAAACTCTGGAACAGATTTACGGTATCCCGATGGGCATTTTGCCGCATCCGGCCGGTGCCGCACCCGTGAGTTTTGTCTATTAA
- a CDS encoding TRIC cation channel family protein codes for MLVYWLDIVGTAVFAISGVLLAGKLRMDPFGVLVLGVVTAVGGGTIRDMALDHGPVFWVKDPTDLVVAMITSMLTILLVRQPRRIPKWILPVLDAVGLAVFVGIGVNKAFLAGTGPLVAICMGVITGVGGGIIRDVLAREVPMILRTEIYATACIIGGIVHATAFYTFNVSLENASMMGMIVTLLIRLAAIRWHLKLPTFALDDNGR; via the coding sequence ATGCTCGTCTATTGGCTGGATATTGTCGGCACCGCGGTATTTGCTATCTCTGGCGTCTTACTGGCCGGAAAATTGCGTATGGATCCGTTTGGCGTCCTGGTCCTCGGCGTGGTTACCGCCGTTGGCGGCGGTACGATCCGCGATATGGCATTGGATCACGGACCGGTTTTTTGGGTTAAGGATCCGACCGATCTGGTGGTGGCGATGATCACCAGCATGCTGACAATCCTGCTGGTACGTCAGCCACGACGAATACCGAAGTGGATCCTTCCGGTGCTGGATGCCGTGGGCCTGGCGGTGTTCGTAGGGATTGGCGTCAATAAAGCATTTCTTGCAGGGACGGGACCGCTAGTGGCGATTTGTATGGGGGTGATTACCGGCGTTGGCGGCGGGATCATTCGCGACGTGTTAGCGCGTGAAGTCCCAATGATTCTGCGCACCGAAATCTACGCCACGGCGTGTATTATCGGCGGCATCGTGCATGCGACAGCGTTTTATACCTTTAATGTATCGCTGGAAAACGCCAGTATGATGGGGATGATCGTTACCCTGCTGATTCGGCTTGCCGCCATTCGCTGGCATTTGAAATTGCCGACGTTTGCGCTGGATGATAACGGACGTTGA
- the fhuB gene encoding Fe(3+)-hydroxamate ABC transporter permease FhuB, which yields MSKRIALFPTLLLAVLFVAACWLTWANFSVALPRSQWQQAIWSPDIDAIKQMVFHYSLLPRLAISLLVGAGLGLVGVLFQQVLRNPLAEPTTLGVATGAQLGITVTTLWAIPGALTTQFAALAGACVVGALVFGVAWGKRLSPVTLILAGLVVSLYCGAINQLMVIFHHDQLQSMFLWSSGTLTQTDWSGVQRLWPQLLGGVMLTLLLLRPMTLMGLDDGVARNLGLALSLARLAALSLAIVLSALLVNAVGIIGFIGLFAPLLAKMLGARRLLARLMLAPLIGALILWLSDQIILWLTRVWMEVSTGSVTALIGAPLLLWLLPRLRSMSAPDMNASNRIAAERQNVLMFTLAGGALLLLTLVVALSFGRDAHGWTWASGAMLDELMPWRWPRIMAALIAGVMLAVAGCIIQRLTGNPMASPEVLGISSGAAFGVVLMLFLVPGNAFGWLMPAGSLGAAATLLIIMIAAGRGGFSPHRMLLAGMALSTAFTMLLMMLQASGDPRMAGVLTWISGSTYNATGEQVLRTGIVMVILLAMTPLCRRWLTILPLGGDTARAVGMAITPSRVGLLLLAAGLTATATMTIGPLSFVGLMAPHIARMMGFRRAMPHMLISALAGGVLLVFADWCGRMVLFPYQIPAGLLSTFIGAPYFIYLLRKQSR from the coding sequence GTGAGTAAACGTATTGCGCTGTTCCCAACGCTTCTGCTGGCGGTTCTGTTTGTTGCTGCCTGCTGGCTCACGTGGGCTAACTTCTCCGTTGCGCTACCGCGCAGCCAGTGGCAACAGGCTATCTGGTCACCGGATATCGACGCCATTAAACAGATGGTTTTCCACTATAGCCTGCTGCCGAGGCTGGCGATTTCGCTTCTGGTCGGTGCCGGGCTGGGGCTGGTCGGCGTATTGTTTCAGCAGGTGCTGCGTAACCCGCTGGCGGAGCCAACCACGTTGGGCGTGGCGACCGGTGCGCAGTTGGGCATTACGGTTACCACGCTGTGGGCTATTCCCGGTGCGCTGACCACGCAATTTGCGGCGCTGGCGGGGGCATGTGTCGTTGGGGCGTTGGTGTTTGGCGTAGCCTGGGGCAAGCGTCTTTCCCCGGTGACGTTAATCCTTGCCGGGCTGGTGGTCAGCCTGTACTGCGGGGCAATTAACCAGTTGATGGTTATCTTCCATCACGATCAGCTGCAAAGCATGTTTTTATGGAGCAGCGGTACGCTAACGCAAACCGACTGGAGCGGCGTACAGCGCCTGTGGCCGCAACTGCTGGGTGGCGTGATGCTGACTCTGTTGCTGTTGCGGCCTATGACGCTGATGGGACTGGATGACGGCGTGGCGCGTAACCTTGGTCTGGCGCTGTCGCTGGCGCGTCTGGCGGCTTTATCGCTGGCGATTGTTCTCAGCGCCTTGCTGGTGAACGCCGTGGGGATTATCGGCTTTATTGGCCTGTTTGCGCCGCTGCTGGCGAAAATGCTCGGTGCACGTCGTCTGCTGGCGCGTCTGATGCTGGCCCCGCTGATTGGTGCGTTGATCCTCTGGCTCTCCGACCAAATCATTCTGTGGCTGACCCGCGTATGGATGGAAGTCTCCACCGGATCGGTGACGGCGCTGATTGGCGCGCCATTACTGCTGTGGCTGTTACCGCGCCTTAGGAGTATGAGCGCGCCGGATATGAATGCCAGCAACCGCATCGCCGCTGAGCGTCAGAATGTGCTGATGTTTACGCTGGCGGGTGGGGCGCTCTTGCTGTTGACCCTGGTGGTGGCGCTGTCGTTTGGCCGCGATGCGCACGGCTGGACATGGGCCAGCGGCGCGATGCTGGATGAGCTGATGCCCTGGCGCTGGCCACGTATTATGGCGGCGCTGATTGCCGGGGTAATGTTGGCGGTAGCGGGCTGTATTATTCAACGTCTGACGGGCAACCCAATGGCCAGCCCGGAAGTGCTGGGCATTAGCTCCGGTGCAGCATTTGGCGTAGTGCTGATGCTGTTTCTGGTCCCAGGAAATGCCTTTGGCTGGCTGATGCCTGCCGGGAGTCTCGGGGCTGCGGCCACCTTGCTTATCATTATGATTGCCGCCGGGCGCGGTGGTTTTTCGCCGCACCGTATGCTGCTGGCAGGGATGGCGCTCAGCACGGCGTTTACAATGTTGCTGATGATGCTGCAGGCCAGCGGCGATCCGCGTATGGCGGGCGTACTGACCTGGATCTCCGGCTCAACCTATAACGCGACGGGTGAACAGGTACTGCGCACCGGGATTGTGATGGTTATCCTGCTGGCGATGACGCCGCTGTGCCGTCGTTGGCTGACGATTTTACCGCTCGGCGGTGATACGGCGCGGGCGGTGGGGATGGCAATCACGCCGTCGCGCGTAGGGTTACTGCTCCTGGCAGCAGGGCTGACGGCGACAGCAACCATGACCATTGGACCGTTGAGCTTTGTCGGGTTGATGGCTCCGCATATTGCCCGAATGATGGGTTTTCGTCGGGCGATGCCGCATATGCTGATTTCGGCGCTGGCGGGAGGCGTACTTCTGGTCTTTGCTGACTGGTGCGGCAGAATGGTGCTGTTTCCGTATCAGATCCCGGCGGGGTTATTGTCGACGTTTATTGGCGCGCCGTACTTTATCTATCTGCTGAGAAAACAGAGTCGCTGA
- the btuF gene encoding vitamin B12 ABC transporter substrate-binding protein BtuF, which produces MAKLLSRALVALLFTLPAFLYAAPRVVTLSPANTELAFAAGITPVGVSSYSNYPPEAKNIEEVSTWQGMNLERIVALKPDLVIAWRGGNAERQVNQLTALGIKVIWVDAVTIEQVADALRQLAAWSPKPEQAKQAAQTLLDDYALLKSRYANKPKKRVFLQFGANPLFTSGKGSIQHEVLEVCGGENIFASSRVPWPQVSREQVLARAPQAIVATGGPGETLKIEQYWGNQLKIPIITLNSDWFERASPRIILAAKQLCNALSQIN; this is translated from the coding sequence ATGGCTAAATTACTCTCCAGGGCGCTGGTCGCCCTGCTTTTCACTCTCCCGGCGTTCCTTTACGCCGCACCGCGCGTTGTGACGCTTTCTCCTGCCAATACTGAACTCGCTTTTGCCGCTGGCATTACCCCCGTAGGCGTCAGTAGCTATTCAAATTACCCGCCAGAGGCCAAAAATATCGAGGAGGTCTCCACCTGGCAAGGCATGAATCTGGAACGCATTGTGGCGCTCAAACCGGATTTAGTCATCGCCTGGCGCGGGGGAAATGCAGAGCGGCAGGTGAATCAACTGACCGCCCTGGGAATTAAGGTCATCTGGGTAGACGCCGTTACCATCGAGCAGGTTGCCGATGCGCTCCGCCAGTTGGCGGCATGGAGCCCTAAGCCTGAGCAAGCCAAACAGGCGGCGCAAACCCTGCTTGATGACTATGCTTTACTTAAATCTCGATATGCCAACAAACCGAAAAAACGCGTGTTTCTCCAGTTTGGCGCTAATCCTCTGTTTACCAGTGGAAAAGGCTCCATTCAGCACGAGGTTCTTGAGGTATGCGGCGGAGAAAACATCTTTGCCAGCAGTCGGGTTCCCTGGCCACAGGTTAGCCGTGAGCAGGTCCTGGCACGAGCGCCCCAGGCGATTGTTGCAACCGGAGGCCCGGGCGAAACTCTGAAAATTGAGCAATACTGGGGAAACCAGCTAAAAATACCCATTATTACACTTAATAGTGACTGGTTCGAACGCGCGAGCCCGCGTATTATCCTCGCCGCAAAACAACTCTGTAATGCGCTTTCACAGATAAATTAG
- the erpA gene encoding iron-sulfur cluster insertion protein ErpA — MSDDVALPLQFTEAAANKVKSLIADEDNPNLKLRVYITGGGCSGFQYGFTFDDQVNDGDMTIEKQGVGLVVDPMSLQYLVGGAVDYTEGLEGSRFVVTNPNAKSTCGCGSSFSI, encoded by the coding sequence ATGAGTGATGACGTAGCGCTGCCACTGCAATTTACAGAAGCAGCAGCCAATAAAGTAAAAAGCCTGATCGCTGACGAAGATAACCCGAATCTGAAATTACGCGTGTATATCACCGGCGGTGGTTGCAGCGGTTTCCAGTATGGTTTCACCTTTGATGATCAGGTGAACGATGGTGATATGACCATTGAGAAACAAGGTGTTGGTCTGGTAGTTGATCCGATGAGCCTGCAATATCTGGTGGGCGGCGCGGTTGACTATACCGAAGGTCTGGAAGGTTCCCGCTTCGTTGTGACTAACCCGAATGCGAAAAGCACCTGCGGGTGTGGCTCTTCTTTCAGCATCTGA
- the hemL gene encoding glutamate-1-semialdehyde 2,1-aminomutase codes for MSKSENLYSAARELIPGGVNSPVRAFTGVGGTPLFIEKADGAYLYDVDGKAYVDYVGSWGPMVLGHNHPAIRNAVIEAAERGLSFGAPTEMEVKMAALVTELVPTMDMVRMVNSGTEATMSAIRLARGFTGRDKIIKFEGCYHGHADCLLVKAGSGALTLGQPNSPGVPADFAKHTLTCTYNDLSSVRAAFEQYPQEIACIIVEPVAGNMNCIPPLPEFLPGLRALCDEFGALLIIDEVMTGFRVALAGAQDYYGVVPDLTCLGKIIGGGMPVGAFGGRRDVMDALAPTGPVYQAGTLSGNPIAMAAGFACLTEVAQPGIHETLNELTTRLAEGLLEAAEEANIPLVVNHVGGMFGIFFTDAETVTCYQDVMACDVERFKRFFHMMLDEGIYLAPSAFEAGFMSVAHSEDDINNTIDAARRVFAKL; via the coding sequence ATGAGTAAGTCTGAAAATCTCTACAGCGCAGCACGCGAACTTATCCCTGGCGGCGTTAACTCCCCTGTTCGCGCCTTTACTGGCGTGGGTGGAACTCCGCTGTTTATCGAAAAAGCGGACGGCGCATATCTGTACGATGTTGATGGTAAAGCCTATGTCGATTACGTCGGTTCCTGGGGACCGATGGTACTGGGCCATAACCACCCGGCAATCCGTAATGCGGTGATTGAAGCTGCGGAGCGCGGTTTAAGCTTCGGCGCGCCGACCGAGATGGAAGTAAAAATGGCGGCGCTGGTCACTGAACTCGTGCCAACCATGGACATGGTACGTATGGTGAACTCCGGTACGGAAGCGACGATGAGCGCAATCCGTCTGGCGCGCGGTTTCACCGGACGCGATAAGATCATCAAATTTGAAGGCTGCTATCACGGTCATGCCGACTGCCTGCTGGTCAAAGCCGGTTCCGGCGCATTAACGCTGGGCCAGCCTAACTCACCGGGCGTTCCGGCCGATTTTGCGAAACACACCCTCACCTGCACCTACAACGATCTCTCTTCAGTACGTGCGGCATTTGAACAGTACCCACAAGAGATCGCCTGCATCATCGTTGAGCCGGTCGCGGGCAACATGAACTGCATCCCGCCGCTGCCGGAATTCCTGCCGGGCCTGCGCGCGCTGTGCGATGAGTTTGGCGCGCTGTTGATCATCGATGAAGTCATGACCGGTTTCCGCGTAGCGCTGGCCGGTGCACAGGATTATTACGGCGTCGTTCCGGATCTGACCTGCCTGGGTAAAATCATCGGCGGCGGGATGCCCGTTGGCGCATTCGGCGGCCGCCGCGATGTGATGGACGCGCTGGCGCCGACCGGTCCGGTTTACCAGGCGGGTACGCTTTCCGGTAACCCAATTGCGATGGCAGCAGGCTTTGCCTGTCTGACCGAAGTAGCCCAACCGGGTATTCATGAAACGCTGAACGAACTGACGACGCGTCTGGCGGAAGGTCTGCTGGAAGCTGCCGAAGAAGCGAATATTCCGCTGGTAGTTAACCATGTGGGCGGAATGTTCGGGATTTTCTTCACCGATGCAGAAACCGTAACCTGCTATCAGGATGTGATGGCATGCGACGTTGAACGCTTCAAGCGTTTCTTCCACATGATGCTGGATGAAGGGATTTACCTGGCGCCTTCTGCTTTCGAAGCGGGCTTTATGTCCGTGGCGCACAGCGAAGACGATATCAATAACACCATCGACGCCGCGCGCCGGGTGTTTGCGAAACTGTAA